GGGTTTGCAGCCCATTGCCAACCGTCGACCCCGCCGCCACCGGCTCTTCCAGTTGAGCATTCTCCAGCAAGCGCTCTAGGGCGGCCTCGACTTCGGCTTTCCATCCCAGGCCTTTGTCCAGTTCGAGACGCAACCTCGGGAAGTACGGGTGCGGTGCCACCACCACGAAACCCGCGTCCAGCAAGAAGTCCGCGCTAATGATGCAGTGTTCGACCGAACAGTCGCCGAGGGCCTCTAACACCGGCCGGACGTCCGGGGTAACCGCTCCCGGATTCTGCAGTTCGGTGGCCGCCGACGTCCGGCCAAACGCTTCCAGCGCCCGGACGCCGCGCCGGACCAGCTCGTCAATCACCCGGGCAATCAGGCTGTGCGGTAGATCTTCGTCGGCTTGTCCGCGCTCGATGCCCATCGACGTCAGCAGTACCGCGTCCGCCGATACCGG
The nucleotide sequence above comes from Mycobacterium decipiens. Encoded proteins:
- a CDS encoding acetyltransferase, with translation MSARITALRLEAFEQLPKHARRCVFWEVDPATLGKEDHLADPEFEKEAWLSMVMLEWGSCGQVATAVPDERSHAEPPCLGYVLYAPPRAVPRAQRFPTAPVSADAVLLTSMGIERGQADEDLPHSLIARVIDELVRRGVRALEAFGRTSAATELQNPGAVTPDVRPVLEALGDCSVEHCIISADFLLDAGFVVVAPHPYFPRLRLELDKGLGWKAEVEAALERLLENAQLEEPVAAGSTVGNGLQTLAFGVAATRNR